Below is a genomic region from Persicimonas caeni.
AGGCAAGCCTCGGGGCTGCACGGGCGCCCCTGGACAACGGGGCGAGCTCCGCGGGCAGCAAGCAGCCGCTCCGCGATCAAGCTCCGAGCGCGAAGCGGTCGATGACCGTATACGTCGGGCCTTCGGAGCTGAGCTTCGATTCGTATAGGATGACGTCCTTTATGTAGCTCTTGCCGAAACTTCGGTCGTCGATTTGATCGGCGAACTCGGTGAAGTCGGGCTTACTGCGCGATTTGACCCGTCCGAGCGTGACGTGCGGGCGAAACTTGCGATCCTCCTTCTCGAAGCCGAGCTCTTCGAGGTCACGCTCGAGGGCTTGCTGCAGGAGCGAGAGCACCTCGGCGCTCTGTTGGTCGAAGCCCGACCAGATCACGCGCGGCTTTTTGGGGCTCGGGAAAAAGCCGATGCCCTTGGCCTCGACCTCGAACGGGAAGAGCGGCTTGACCAGCTCGGAGAGCGTCTCGCGGAGCATGGGGACCAGCGCGTCTTCGGTGTCGCCCAAGAACTTCATCGTCAGGTGGATATTCTCGGGGTTCGTCCAGCGCACCCGCACGTCGTCGTGGTCGGCGAGCAACTCTTGGAGCTCCTCTTGGAAGACGGCGAGTTGCTCGACGACGGGAATGGCCAGGTCGAGCGCGATAAATAGGCGTCTCATAGTTGGTCTCGAGTGATCTCGATATCAGTCTTCGATGCGAATGCCCATCGGCGCCCAGACCTCGTCGTCCGAAAAGGGCCCGTCGACGCGGTGTTCGTCGAGGCGTCCTTCGAGCTCCCAGAGCAGCAGGCTCAAGACGGTGTAGACCGACGCGGTCAGCACGCGGTCGCGCCCGCGATTGGAGAAGGCGACGTGTCGATGCCACACGCCGTCGGGCGTGGCCAGCGCAAAGTGCACGGTGCCCACCGGCTTGTCGGGCGTACCGCCGGTCGGCCCGGCGATGCCGCTGGTGGCGACCGCGTAGGTCGCGCCGGCCGCAGCGCGGGCGCCGGCGGCCATCTGGCAGACCGTTTGGGGGCTGACCGCGCCGAATGACTCCAGAATCTCGGGCTTCACGCCCAGCATGTCCGTCTTTGCGTCGTTAGCATAAGTGAGAAACCCGCGTTCGAACCAGCCCGATGAACCCGAAATCTCGGTCAGCTTGGCGGCGACACGCCCGGCGGTGCACGACTCGGCGGTCGTGACCGTCGCTTCGTGGTCCAGGAGGGCCTGGCCGAGGCGCTCGGCAAACGTCTCGTCTCCCTGCGCGACGAGCCAGGGCCCGACGCGCTCGAGCACGTGGTCGCGCATTCTGTCGAGCGATGCTTCGTCTATGGCCTTCAGGTTTACCTCGATGACCGGGTACTCGGCGCGGTAACTGACGCGCGCGCCGACCTCTTTGGCCAGCTCTTCGATGCCGTCGAGCTTCGACTCGAGCTGACTCTCGCCCAACCCGTAAAACGCCAGACGCTCACGATGGCGCCGCCCCTCGTGCTGCCCAATTTTCGGAAGGATATAAGTCTCCACGAACCATCGGAATTCCGGCGGCACGCCCGGGAAGAAGAGGGCGCGACAGCCATTCTTTTCGACCGCGAATCCGGCCGCAGTGCCCACGCGGGTCTGGAGGATGTCTGCGCCCTGCGGGAACATGCATTGGCGCCGGTTATTGGGGGTGAACGGATAACCTCGCTCGGCGAAGCGACGCTCGAGCGTTTCCAGAATCTGCTCGTCGAGTTCGAGCTCTGCGCCCACCCATTTGGCCGCCGCGTCGCGGGTGATGTCGTCGGCGGTCGGGCCGAGGCCGCCGCTGACCACGATGAGATCGGAGTCACGCGAGGCTTGCTCGAGGGCGGCGACGATGAGGTCGAGGTCGTCTCCCACGATGCGCACCGACTCCAGGTCGCTGCCATGCTCGGCGGCTCGGGCGCCCAGCCAGGCGGCATTTTTGTCGGCGATACGCCCGTCGAGCAGTTCGTCGCCGATGCACAATGCGGAGAGTTTGGTCATGTCGCGCTCGTTTGGTTGCGTTGCGTTTGCTGGCCGCAACTTAAAGATTTTTCCAAAGCTGGTAAACTCCAGTACGATAGCTTGCACGAAACGACGCGTAGCGCACTGATTGCTGGGATTGCTTCATGGCGAACACCTTCGGAAAGTACCAACTGATCGAGAAGATCGGTGAAGGAGGCATGGCGGAGGTCTACCTCGCCAAGCAGATGGGAGACTTGGCGGGCTTCGAAAAGCGAGTCGCCCTCAAGACGATCTACCCACACCTGACCGAACGTGAAGATCTGGTGGTGATGTTCCTCGACGAGGCGCGCATTGCCGCGCAGCTCAACCACCCGAACATCGTGCAGATCTACGACCTGGGCAAGGTCGACGACACGCTCTACATCGCCATGGAGTATATCCACGGCCAGGACCTGCGTCGGATCTGCGAGAAGGGCATCGACGAGGACAATTTCCTGCCGCGTGAGTTCGCCGCGCGCATCATCGCCGACGCCGCCGCCGGCTTGCACTACGCGCACACGAGCACCGACGAGCAGGGCCGCCCGCGCAATATCGTCCATCGGGACGTCTCGCCGCAGAATATCTTGGTGAGCATGGAGGGGCAGGTCAAAATGGTCGACTTCGGCGTCGCCAAGGCCGAAGACCGGCTCGGCCACACCCAGGCCGGCCAGCGCAAGGGCAAGCTGTCGTACATGAGCCCCGAGCAGCTCGAGTCGAAGAACGTCGACGCGCGAAGCGACGTCTACACCCTGGGCATCGTGCTGTACGAGACGACGGTGGGAAAGCGACTGTTCCGCGGGCGCAGCGACTTCGAGACGATGAACCTGGTGGCCAACGCCAAGGTGACGCCGCCCTCGGAGGTGCGCCCCGATTTTCCGGCCGAACTCGAGGCGATCATCCTCAAGGCGCTGCAAAAGGAGCGCGAAGATCGCTACCAGTCGGCGCAAGAGCTGCAGATGGCGCTCGAGGATTGGCTGCATGCGCAGGACCGACGGGTGGGGCGCGTCGAACTCGGCGAGTATATGCGCGGGCTTTTTTCGGAGGGGGTGGGTGTCAGTGCGGTCGACGCGCCTGCAGAAGATGTAGGTGTGCCGACGAGCCCGATGAATGATGTTGGGGAGGTGGGGGCCGAGGGCGGTCACGGTCACGGAGCCGGTCACGGTAACGGAGCCGGTCACGGTCACGGTCGCGGTGTTGGTGGTCCGCCGCCTTCGCGGCGGCCTGCTCCGCAACCTCAGCCCGATCCTGCGGCGGATGCGCAGGCGGACGGCGGGTGGGAGGTCGACGAGAACGAGTTCGGCGATTACGGCGACTTTTCGAACAAGAAGACCAAGCTCTATGCCGGGTTGGGCGCGTTGGCGGCAGTCGCGACCATCGCGATTGTCGCTTGGGCAATGCTCAACACCGAGAAGGATCTGGCGACGGACGAGGAGAAGGCGTACGCGGCGGCCATGGAGAAGATGGGCGACGCCGGTGTCGAAGTGCCCGACCCGCCCGCGATGGTCGGCGTCGACCTTGCGACCGAGCCTGCCGGGGCGGCCGTGGTCGTCAACGGCCTGCTGGCCGAGGCGAAGACCCCCGGCACCTTCGATCTCGTCGCCGATCGGCCCAACGAGGTGGTCTTCTACCATCCGCAGTATCCGCCCAAACGTATCGTGGTCGGCGGTGACGCGGACGAGGCGCCCGAGAAGGTCGTCTTCGAGCCGTACGACAAGGAGCCGAAGACCGGCACGCTCACCATTCACAGCGATCCCGGGGCGGGCATCGTCTACATCAACGGCGAGCGTCTGGGCGCCGCGCCGCAGACGGTGGAGGATCTGCCGGCCGGCATCGATCACCACGTCGAGGTGCGAAAGAGCGGCCACTGGAGCTTTGCGGGATTCTTCGGGGTGGTGCCCGGCGAGAACAACGCGTTTCAGGTGAAGCTCGCGCCCGAAGACTCGGCCGGTCGAAAGCAGTACGTCGAGGTCACCTACGACGCCATTCCCCGGGATACCGCGGTGACCATCGACGGGGAGCTGAAGGGAGGATCACGGGTGGCGGTCAACCAGATACGCAACCAACATGTGCACGTGGAGCTGGCCAAACCGAACCACCGCACCCAGGACCGCTACTTGCTGTTGCGTGACGTAGGCACCTTTACCTACCGCACGTTTCTCGAGCCGATCAGCCGCGAGAAGGGTACGCTGACGGTGAGCGTGGAGCCCGAAGGCTCGACGATTTATATCGGCTCGAACTCCTACGATTCCAACCCCGTCAAGGGGCTCGACCTCCTCGAGGGCAAGCACACGGTGGTCTTCGAGTTGCCCGACGGCAGCCGCCGGGAGACGAAGGTCGAAGTCTACCCCAAGATGAAGAACGTCTACGAACTCACGGCCACCG
It encodes:
- the thpR gene encoding RNA 2',3'-cyclic phosphodiesterase — protein: MRRLFIALDLAIPVVEQLAVFQEELQELLADHDDVRVRWTNPENIHLTMKFLGDTEDALVPMLRETLSELVKPLFPFEVEAKGIGFFPSPKKPRVIWSGFDQQSAEVLSLLQQALERDLEELGFEKEDRKFRPHVTLGRVKSRSKPDFTEFADQIDDRSFGKSYIKDVILYESKLSSEGPTYTVIDRFALGA
- a CDS encoding CinA family nicotinamide mononucleotide deamidase-related protein; amino-acid sequence: MTKLSALCIGDELLDGRIADKNAAWLGARAAEHGSDLESVRIVGDDLDLIVAALEQASRDSDLIVVSGGLGPTADDITRDAAAKWVGAELELDEQILETLERRFAERGYPFTPNNRRQCMFPQGADILQTRVGTAAGFAVEKNGCRALFFPGVPPEFRWFVETYILPKIGQHEGRRHRERLAFYGLGESQLESKLDGIEELAKEVGARVSYRAEYPVIEVNLKAIDEASLDRMRDHVLERVGPWLVAQGDETFAERLGQALLDHEATVTTAESCTAGRVAAKLTEISGSSGWFERGFLTYANDAKTDMLGVKPEILESFGAVSPQTVCQMAAGARAAAGATYAVATSGIAGPTGGTPDKPVGTVHFALATPDGVWHRHVAFSNRGRDRVLTASVYTVLSLLLWELEGRLDEHRVDGPFSDDEVWAPMGIRIED
- a CDS encoding serine/threonine-protein kinase, with product MANTFGKYQLIEKIGEGGMAEVYLAKQMGDLAGFEKRVALKTIYPHLTEREDLVVMFLDEARIAAQLNHPNIVQIYDLGKVDDTLYIAMEYIHGQDLRRICEKGIDEDNFLPREFAARIIADAAAGLHYAHTSTDEQGRPRNIVHRDVSPQNILVSMEGQVKMVDFGVAKAEDRLGHTQAGQRKGKLSYMSPEQLESKNVDARSDVYTLGIVLYETTVGKRLFRGRSDFETMNLVANAKVTPPSEVRPDFPAELEAIILKALQKEREDRYQSAQELQMALEDWLHAQDRRVGRVELGEYMRGLFSEGVGVSAVDAPAEDVGVPTSPMNDVGEVGAEGGHGHGAGHGNGAGHGHGRGVGGPPPSRRPAPQPQPDPAADAQADGGWEVDENEFGDYGDFSNKKTKLYAGLGALAAVATIAIVAWAMLNTEKDLATDEEKAYAAAMEKMGDAGVEVPDPPAMVGVDLATEPAGAAVVVNGLLAEAKTPGTFDLVADRPNEVVFYHPQYPPKRIVVGGDADEAPEKVVFEPYDKEPKTGTLTIHSDPGAGIVYINGERLGAAPQTVEDLPAGIDHHVEVRKSGHWSFAGFFGVVPGENNAFQVKLAPEDSAGRKQYVEVTYDAIPRDTAVTIDGELKGGSRVAVNQIRNQHVHVELAKPNHRTQDRYLLLRDVGTFTYRTFLEPISREKGTLTVSVEPEGSTIYIGSNSYDSNPVKGLDLLEGKHTVVFELPDGSRRETKVEVYPKMKNVYELTATDGGVDVKRVD